In Canis lupus dingo isolate Sandy chromosome 27, ASM325472v2, whole genome shotgun sequence, one genomic interval encodes:
- the TAS2R9 gene encoding taste receptor type 2 member 9, with protein sequence MLSTMEVIYIFLIAGEMTIGIWGNGFIALVNCTRWLRRRDISVIDIILVILAISRICLLCVVSLDGFILLLSPDIYANSELMNIVDVVWTLSNHSSICFTSCLSIFYLLKIANISHPFFLWLKLKINRVILGMFLMSFLTCIIISVSLNEDFWDPFKVNHKENITWESKVSKIPSAFKLFILNLGAIVPFVLCLISVLLLLFSLFRHTRQMKLYATGSRDPSTEAHMRAIKAVMIFLLLFIIYYAVSLVVTSSFLIPHGKLVVMFGGVVVGIFPSSHRSY encoded by the coding sequence ATGCTAAGTACAATGGAGGTAATATACATCTTCTTGATTGCCGGAGAAATGACTATAGGAATTTGGGGAAATGGATTTATTGCACTGGTTAACTGCACTAGGTGGCTCAGAAGGAGAGACATCTCCGTGATTGACATCATCCTGGTGATCTTGGCCATCTCCAGAATCTGTTTGCTGTGTGTGGTATCTTTAGATGGCTTTATTTTGCTGCTCTCTCCAGATATATATGCCAATAGCGAGCTAATGAATATTGTGGATGTTGTCTGGACACTTAGCAATCATTCAAGTATCTGTTTTACTTCTTGCCTCAGTATTTTCTATTTACTGAAGATAGCCAATATATCCCATCCGTTTTTTCTCTGGCTGAAGCTAAAGATTAACAGAGTCATTCTGGGGATGTTTCTGATGTCTTTTCTTACCTGTATAATTATTAGTGTTTCATTGAATGAGGACTTCTGGGATCCCTTCAAAGTCAATCATAAGGAAAACATAACTTGGGAATCCAAAGTGAGTAAAATCCCAAGTGCTTTCAAACTGTTTATCCTGAATCTGGGAGCTATAGTTCCCTTTGTTCTTTGCCTAATCTCAGTTCTCTTGTTACTTTTCTCCCTATTTAGACACACTAGGCAGATGAAACTTTATGCCACAGGGTCCAGAGACCCCAGCACAGAGGCCCACATGAGGGCCATAAAGGCAGTGATGATCTTTCTGCTCCTCTTCATTATTTACTATGCAGTCTCTCTTGTAGTAACCTCTAGCTTCCTGATTCCTCACGGAAAATTAGTGGTTATGTTTGGTGGCGTGGTAGTTGGCATTTTCCCATCGAGCCATCGTTCATACTGA
- the TAS2R8 gene encoding LOW QUALITY PROTEIN: taste receptor type 2 member 8 (The sequence of the model RefSeq protein was modified relative to this genomic sequence to represent the inferred CDS: deleted 1 base in 1 codon; substituted 1 base at 1 genomic stop codon): MLSMEDIIFMIVITGEFIIGMLGNACIGLVNSIDWIKKKKISSIDYILTSLAKIGLLCIMILNGTKIVFCPDFYKKDKLQAVINIFWILTNYLSMWFTTCLNVFYLLKIANFSHPLFLWLKRRTDRVIHWILLGCLALSSLISLILAMTPNYDCEFCNIAKHKGNXTEMLSVSKSQYFKPLTLFNLLAIVPCTVSLVSFFLLIMSLWRHIKQMKLNVIGCGDLSTEAGAMKTVTSFLFLLFVYYGASLLVTFSYLMKESKLAVMFEEIIATLYPSGHSLILVIGNNKLRQAFIRMLRYGRTVCMM; the protein is encoded by the exons ATGCTCAGTATGGAAGACATCATCTTCATGATCGTAATAACTGGAGAATTCATAATAGGAATGTTGGGGAATGCATGCATTGGACTAGTAAACTCTATTGACtggattaagaagaaaaagatctcCTCAATTGACTATATCCTCACCAGTCTAGCCAAAATTGGTTTGCTCTGTATAATGATACTAAATGGCACCAAAATCGTATTCTGCCcagatttttataaaaaggataagCTACAAGCAGTCATTAATATCTTCTGGATACTCACCAACTACTTAAGTATGTGGTTCACCACCTGCCTTAATGTCTTCTATTTACTCAAGATAGCCAATTTCTCCCACCCA CTTTTTCTCTGGCTAAAGAGGAGAACTGACAGAGTGATTCACTGGATTCTGCTGGGTTGTTTGGCTCTTTCTTCCTTAATCAGCCTTATACTAGCAATGACACCAAATTATGATTGTGAGTTTTGTAACATTGCAAAACATAAAGGAAACTGAACTGAAATGCTCTCTGTAAGTAAAAGTCAATACTTCAAGCCATTGACTCTCTTTAACTTGTTGGCAATTGTCCCATGTACTGTGTCATTggtctcatttttccttttaattatgtCCCTATGGAGACATATCAAGCAAATGAAACTCAACGTTATAGGCTGTGGAGACCTCAGCACAGAGGCGGGAGCCATGAAAACtgtgacttcatttcttttcctcctttttgtgtACTATGGGGCTTCTCTTTTGGTAACTTTTAGCTACCTTATGAAAGAAAGCAAGTTAGCTGTGATGTTTGAAGAAATTATAGCAACACTCTATCCTTCTGGTCATTCACTTATTTTGGTTATTGGAAATAACAAGCTGAGGCAGGCATTTATCAGGATGCTGAGATACGGAAGAACAGTCTGCATGATGTAA